In one window of Haemorhous mexicanus isolate bHaeMex1 chromosome 31, bHaeMex1.pri, whole genome shotgun sequence DNA:
- the LOC132340203 gene encoding claw keratin-like isoform X1 yields the protein MWVIHVLGTSRPGIKVLDLTSRTITSLVSRSGVVAPQIPTPAMVRSLSPCTEGSASPCNVAVPQPVADSCNEPCVRQCPDSTVVIYPPPVVVTFPGPILSTFPQQSTVGSVGVPEVGAGVGGSAGAGVGAGVGGGFGAARTPGASQVYGGARWGRGYPVGSCRPCC from the exons ATGTGGGTGATTCACGTGCTGGGCACTTCGAGGCCGGGTATAAAAGTGCTTGACCTCACATCTCGCACCATCACTTCTCTTGTCTCACGCTCTGGTGTGGTAG ccccacagatccccaccccagccatggTTCGCTCCCTGAGCCCCTGCACCGAGGGCAGCGCCTCCCCCTGCAACGTGGCCGTGCCCCAGCCCGTGGCCGACTCCTGCAACGAGCCCTGTGTCCGGCAGTGCCCTGACTCCACGGTGGTCATTTACCCTCCTCCCGTGGTGGTCACCTTCCCCGGGCCCATCCTCAGCACCTTCCCCCAGCAGAGCACCGTGGGCTCCGTGGGAGTCCCCGAAGTCGGAGCTGGCGTTGGGGGCAGCGCCGGAGCTGGTGTTGGAGCTGGTGTCGGAGGTGGTTTTGGTGCTGCCCGAACCCCTGGAGCTTCCCAAGTTTATGGTGGGGCCAGGTGGGGCCGGGGGTACCCGGTGGGCAGCTGCAGACCCTGCTGCTAA
- the LOC132340203 gene encoding claw keratin-like isoform X2, whose amino-acid sequence MVRSLSPCTEGSASPCNVAVPQPVADSCNEPCVRQCPDSTVVIYPPPVVVTFPGPILSTFPQQSTVGSVGVPEVGAGVGGSAGAGVGAGVGGGFGAARTPGASQVYGGARWGRGYPVGSCRPCC is encoded by the coding sequence atggTTCGCTCCCTGAGCCCCTGCACCGAGGGCAGCGCCTCCCCCTGCAACGTGGCCGTGCCCCAGCCCGTGGCCGACTCCTGCAACGAGCCCTGTGTCCGGCAGTGCCCTGACTCCACGGTGGTCATTTACCCTCCTCCCGTGGTGGTCACCTTCCCCGGGCCCATCCTCAGCACCTTCCCCCAGCAGAGCACCGTGGGCTCCGTGGGAGTCCCCGAAGTCGGAGCTGGCGTTGGGGGCAGCGCCGGAGCTGGTGTTGGAGCTGGTGTCGGAGGTGGTTTTGGTGCTGCCCGAACCCCTGGAGCTTCCCAAGTTTATGGTGGGGCCAGGTGGGGCCGGGGGTACCCGGTGGGCAGCTGCAGACCCTGCTGCTAA
- the LOC132340230 gene encoding keratin-associated protein 21-1-like has product MTFLQGQCDDDCYSPCSYGSLYGYRGYDCGSPCGYRGYGSLYGSRGLYGFGDRYGYGSLFGYRGIFGSGDCYGSGGLYGGYRGFYGSGDCFGYPGFYSGRYGYPFGSRYGQRFGYGGCYSC; this is encoded by the coding sequence ATGACTTTCCTCCAAGGCCAGTGCGACGACGACTGCTACTCCCCCTGCAGCTACGGGAGCCTCTACGGCTACCGGGGCTACGACTGTGGGAGCCCCTGTGGCTACCGGGGCTACGGGAGCCTCTACGGCTCCCGCGGCCTCTACGGCTTCGGGGACCGCTACGGCTACGGCAGCTTGTTCGGCTACCGGGGCATCTTCGGCTCCGGGGACTGCTACGGCTCCGGGGGGCTCTATGGGGGCTACCGGGGCTTCTACGGCTCTGGGGACTGCTTTGGATACCCCGGGTTCTACTCCGGCCGCTACGGGTACCCCTTCGGCTCCCGCTACGGCCAAAGGTTCGGCTACGGGGGCTGCTACAGCTGCTAA
- the LOC132340212 gene encoding claw keratin-like, whose product MSCNSLCAPACGVATPAPVADTCNEPCVRQCPDSTVVIQPPASVVTFPGPILSSFPQQSSVGSAGAPFVGAGSGGSFGGRGGYGGYGGFGGYGGYGSYGGFGGYGSCGGYGGFGGYGSCGRSSRSFGGSCGPC is encoded by the coding sequence TGCCCCCGCCTGTGGTGTGGCCACCCCGGCCCCTGTGGCTGACACCTGCAACGAGCCCTGCGTGCGGCAGTGCCCTGACTCCACGGTGGTCATCCAGCCCCCGGCCTCGGTGGTCACCTTCCCCGggcccatcctcagctccttcccccagcagagctccgTGGGCTCGGCCGGAGCTCCCTTCGTGGGAGCCGGCTCCGGTGGTTCCTTCGGAGGCCGTGGCGGCTACGGGGGCTACGGGGGCTTTGGGGGCTATGGGGGCTATGGGAGCTatgggggctttgggggctaCGGCAGCTGCGGCGGTTatggaggttttgggggctACGGCAGCTGTGGCCGCAGTTCCCGGTCCTTCGGGGGCTCCTGCGGGCCCTGCTAA